A region of the Stutzerimonas stutzeri genome:
TGCGGACGATTCCTGACCAGCAGGAACTCGGTGCCGGGGCGCGCCTGCAGGTTGGCGACCTGCACCTTGAAGCCTTGGCTCTCAACAGCCTGGTTCACTTGGCCACGCAGGAGCAGCTGCTGCTCGTCGTCATACAGGCTGTAGTTGTCTGCATTGCCGGCCACCAGTGTGAGCTCCATGCCCAGATAGGCCTCCGGAACATCGAGCTGGAATACGTCGAGCTTCTCCCCGCCCCAGGCGTATCCAACCAAGCCGAACAGCGGAGCAGCCAGGGCACCATCGGTCGCGGGGTCATGTCTGCGAGCCAGGTAGCTACCAATGAGCGGGAAATGCCGCGGCTTCGCCACGATATAGAGCTTGAGCTCTTCTACTGCCTTTCCCAGCACCGCGCGGGATTTGAGCAGGGAGATTTCAGTGACCGCCTGGGACACCGAATCCGGCCGGGCCGATATTTCCGGCACGCCGGTGATCGCGGCTTTTTTCGGTTCGATCTGGATCATCGCGGTCGCCTGGTAGATCGGCGTGGCGATCAGGGCATAGAGCACGCCCAGTGCAGCGAAAAAGCCGGTAATGGAGATGATCAGCGCCTTGTGATCGTAGGCGGTGCGCATTATTCCGGCGAGGTCGATGCGGTTGTCCGCGTCATATTCCAGCGAAGAGCGGGTCAAGGCAGTCATTGGGAATCCTTCCTCATGGTGCGTTTTTGCAAAGAAGCGGGGTCGGGCTGATCAGCTCCTGGCCAGCCGTGGGCTCAACCGGCGCAGCAGGTTGAGGCTGATGTTCTGGGCGATGGTTGAAAGCGCCTGGATCTTGCTGAACGGCGAGATCAGCGACAGGCACTCGCCGAACACCTGGATCAGGAAGTACTCGCAGAGCGCGTTGTTGCCGATGCGGTTGTAGTAGCGCGCCAGGGAGTAGTGGGCGTGCATGGCCATCTGGATGCGCTGCCGGCTCGGCTGCATGGAGAAGATGCCGCCCTCGTGCACGCGGTAGGCGGCGGGGCTGATGCCTTCCATGAACTTGCCCTTGCCGTAGGCGCCGAGCAGCGACCACCAGCAGATATCCAGCACTTTCACGCCGAGCAATTCCGCTGGCAGTTCCTGAATCAGGTTGCGAAAGCACACGGTCAGCGTCGAGAGCGGGCGGCCCTGCATCAGTTCCAGCGCGGTGGCGTCCTTGCGCAGCTTTCCGGTCAGCTGCGGGCTCTGGATGATGCCCTGGCTGTTGAACATGAACGCATCGTGATAGGTGATCACGTAGTCACGATGCTGCTCGAGAAAGTCCACCTGCTGCTGCAGCTTGGTCGGATCGGTCCAGTAGTCGTCGCCTTCGCAATAGGCGATGTATTTGCCCCCCGCACGGGCGAACAGCCGCGTGCTGAATGGCACGCCGAGGCTGAACTGGTTCTGCGTCTGGTAGATCGGCTTGATGATGCTGGGGTAGCGCGCCGCGTAGTCGGCGATGATCGCGGCGGTGGTGTCAGTCGAGGCGTCGTCGTGGACGATCACCTCGAAAGGGAAATCCGTTTCCTGCTGGAGGAAGCTCTCCAGCGCCTTCCTTATAAAGGATGCGTGGTTGTAGGCCAGGCAGACGACGCTCAGCAGCGGTTCGGTCTTGCCGCCCCAACGTTCAATCAAGGCTTGCTCGCTCTTCAATTCCATTTTTGGATGCTCGCTTGGTGATGAGTAGATGAAGCTTGAGTAGCAGTGATTTCGAGGTCGCCGCGACCAGCAGCAGGCAGATGAACCCGCTTGCAGCCAGCGCCATCAGAATGTCGAAACGGTTGTCGCTGACGATCAGCAGGAACAGCGGCTCGCCCAGCGCCACGCCGATCACGGTCGCGGCGGTAATCCGCAACATGTCTCGTGCCCAGACGCCCTGCAGGCCCGGAGCAAAGCTCCGGTGCACCACCGGTGGCCAGATCACGAAGGTCGCCAGGCGCAGGAAGAACCACGCCAGTGCGGCACCGTAGGCGCCGTGGGCAAGCGCTGTGTAGATCACGATCGGCACGCTGACGGCGGTGGAAACCACGCTGTACCAGATGTGCAGGCGTAGCTGGCCGTAGGCGTACTGCAGGTAGAACTGGAAGGCGCCGACCGCCATCAGTGCGCTGCCCGGCACGTACCAGAACAGCATGCGTTCGCTCCATTGGGCAGCGGCAGCGTCGCCAGTCCAGGCGAAGATCAGCGCCTGACCGTGCCAGGCGATCACCGCAGCCATGGGAAACAGCACGCTGCAGACGAAGCGGGTGGCGTTCAGATACAGCCGCTCCATCTCGGCGATCCGCCCTTCGGCCACGAGCATGGTCATGCGCGGCAGCAGCGTCTGCACCAGTGGGTTGGTCAGGGTCATGATGCCGGTGGTGATCAGCGCCACCAGCGAGAAGTAGCCGTACTCCTTGAGCAGCAGCACCTTGGAAAGCAGCACCTTGTCCAGCTGGGTCAGCACGATCCACAGCAGTGAGGTGAAGAACATGCCGCCGGCGAACGGCAGCACCGGCTTGACCACGCGCCAGTCGATGCCGGTGAGCAAACGTGGGCTGGCCAGTTGCACATAAGCCTTGCTGGCAAAGGCCAGCGTTTCCACCAGGGCGACGGCCGTTTGAAATAGGAAGAAGTCCAGCGGGTCTTGCGAGACGTAGGCGACCAGGAACAGGCCGCCGAAGTAACGCAGGGTAGCGATCAGTACATTCGTTGCGTTCAGCCAGCCATGCAATTCGACGCCCTGCAGACCGCTTTTGTACAGCGTCGCGTAGAGCCTCAGCCCGACCATCAGGCCCATCAGGCTGATGCACTGCATGATGGTGCCGGTACTCAATTCGCGGGTCTGCAGCCAGGTTTCGGCGATCCAGCCGCTGCTCAGGTAGATCGCCACGCAGGTTGCCAGCGTAATCGGCAGCAACAGCAGCTCGAACGAGCGCAGAAGGCGCCCGGCGGGGCCGGGCGCGGCGGACAGGTCGCCCTGCCCGCGGTAGTGCGCGACCTGTCGGACCAGTGCAGGCGACATCCCGGCATCGAGTAACTGCAACCAGGCCTGGAGCACCGCGAAGAAACCAATCAGGCCGTAGGCTTCGGCGCCGAGGTGCTTCAGGTAGAACGGCAGGATCAGAATGCCGACAAGCAGGGCATACGCCTGCCCGAGGTAATTCAGGCTGGTGTTGCGGATCACCGATAACCGCTTGGGATCTGACATGGGTTATTGCTGGCCTCCGGATGTCAGGGGCATGCGCGGGTAGTCGGCGCCCGGCAGGCGCTCCGTGGCGCTGAACAGCCCGAACGCTTCGGCAAGGGGCTGGAACAGCGTGCGGCTCGACTGCTCGCTGTGGATCGCCTCCTGGATGAGCGTCTGCATGACGTTTTCCTGCACCTTGCGCGGCAGACCGGGATAGATCGGCAGGCACAAAACCTTGCGGCTCAACGCTCGCGAGCGCGGCTGCGGCACTTGCGGCTGTAGATGATCGAGCGTGTCCAGCGAGGGGTAGAAGTAGCGGCGGGGGTTGATGCCGTTCTCGTTCAGTTGCGAGCGGCAGCGCAGCAGCTGGCTTTCATCGGCAAGGGCAACGGGGAAATAGCTGTAGTTGCACTGGGATTCGGGCTGCGGTCGTTGCAGGTCGAAATGCTCGCCGAGGCGCCGCTCGTAGCGATGGCCGATCTCCGCCCGGCATTCGAAAATCAGCTCGATGTCGTCGAGTACGCACATGCCCATCGCGGCAGAGAACTCGTTGAGCTTGGCGTTGATGCCGATGCCTTCGATCTGGTCGGTGTCGACGATGCCGAAGTTGCAGAGCAGACGGATGCGATCGGCCAGCGCGTCGTCGTTGGTGACGATGGCGCCACCCTCGATGGTGTGAAACAGCTTGGTCGCATGGAAGCTCAGCGTGCTGATATCGCCCCAGTCGTAGACCGACCGCCCCTTGTGACGAACGCCGAACGCATGGGCGCCGTCGTAGACGACCCTCAGATTGTTCTTGCGCGCGATCTGCTCGATGCGTTCGACATCGCAAGGATTGCCGAATACGTGCGTCGCGACGATGGCGGAGGTGTTGGGCTGGATATTTCGCTCGATCTGTTCCGGGTCCAGATTCCAGGTCGCCGGATCGATGTCGGCGAAGATCGGCTTGATGCCTTCCCATTGCAGCGAGCTGGTGGTGGCAACGAAGCTGAAGGGGGTGGTGATGGCGCTGCCGGTCAATCCCAGCGCTCGATAGGCAATCTGCAGCGCGATGGTGCCGTTGTTGGTGAGGATGATGTTCCTCACCCCGAGGTAGTCCTTCAGCCGTTGCTCGAGCGCAGTCACTAACGGTCCGTTGTTGGTGAGCCAGCCGGTGTTGTAGATCCTGTCGATGTAAGCCTTGAACTTGTTTTTGCTGCCCATGTACGACTTGGTCACGTTGATCATGGTGATTTCCTTATCGAAGCTCAGCCGCCCCCTAATGCATTCGGGGGTTATCGCTGGGTGCTACAGATGCGCGCTCAGACAGGTTGATGCGCGCCGATCGCGCTAGCCCGCCGTGCCCTGCGTTGGTTGTGTCTGAGGATCATTCGGGTCATCAGGCTGCCGGCGTGGGGATCGCCGTAGTGGAAGATCGCGGTAGCGCGCAGCTGCGCCGGATCACAAGGTTCATTGGCGTGCAGGGATCGGTAGCCCCAGAACAGGTAGAGATTGCCGGGTACCAGCTGCAGGCGCTGTGGCTTTAGCAGCCCGAGGCCTATCGCGCGGCTAATCAGTTTGCGGCTCAACTTGTTCTGCAGCAGTGCTTTCTCCACCACGTTGACCAGCACGTATCAGACCTTCCTTAGTTGCAGATTGTTCAACTAGCCGGGTATGCAGGCGTAGCCATTCTGATTGATATCCCGCGCAATCAATGCCTTGTCCTGATCTTCCGTTCCATAAAAGATTGTTGACACTGTAGTTCTCCCTGCGCAAAGGCGAGGCGAAACGGTTTGTCGAGCCGCAGCTACTACACGCTGCTGCTGATCGGCGTCCTGGGTGGGAATAAAGAATTACGGCGTAATGCCTGGGCAGTAGGCTTTTAGCCTGTGACGAAAGTTAATGCCGATCTAAAATATTCTTTTATTTAGACAAAGCTACCGCCATCGACTTGTTTATATGTCGAGTTGAATAACTTATACGTAATTCCCCGTCATCTGCGATCGGTAGCGTCCGCGTGCGGCTTTGAAAGAATCGGGCATGGCTACCGCACTCCGGGCACTCTGCGAGCCCCGATTCTCTCAATGCTTGTGGCGAACGAGCCTGCATCGCTTTACTAAAAGCGATACTAATCAGGCAGGGGATTTAACTCTTGCGCCGCAAAACTTGACCTGTCCAGTTGGTCTTAAACTGCTCTGCAACGTATTGCTCCCTGTTGCGACTATATATCCGTCATAACGTGAACCAAGTCAAGCCAGGGAGCCAAAAAAAAGTTGCGGATGGGGATCGCGAGGTGTTTAGGAGAGCCAACTTATTGAGTTGAAAAGAGTTTTGTTTTTGACGCGGGCTGGCCTAGGGCTATCATGAATGGTTATAGCGAATGTGGTAATTAGCTTCGGATAAAGAGTTAATTCTACGGACCCGTTGTTACAAGACGCGGCTGACTGGCCGAAAGAGGGGGCGCGCTTGTCTGTCCGTGACAAAAAAGACGCGCAAACGAAAAAGGCCACTCGTCTGAGTGGCCTTTTCGTGATTTGGTTGCGGGAGCCGGATTTGAACCGACGACCTTCGGGTTATGAGCCCGACGAGCTACCAGACTGCTCCATCCCGCGTCTGTGGGGCGCATTCTACAGCCTGATTACTCAATGTCAATCAAAAGGAAGGAAAAAGCGTATTTCATTCAAAAGGTTAGCGATTCATGCGAGGTCTGGTGCCAACACGAGCGCCTCAGAGTTTTGCGCGCACAAAAAAGGCCACTCATCTGAGTGGCCTTTTAAATTGGTTGCGGGAGCCGGATTTGAACCGACGACCTTCGGGTTATGAGCCCGACGAGCTACCAGACTGCTCCATCCCGCGACGCGCATTCTACAGCTTTAAACGCGGCTGTCACGGGTTTATTTGAAATCAGATGGAAATACCGGTCAGGCGTGCCATGAGGGCAGGGTGCCGGGAGCTGCTGGCTGGTGTGGCAGACACTGTTTGATTGCCGGGCGAGCCTGCGGCGGGTGATGGCGACGAGCGATCCTCGTCATGCCCCAGAGCATGGAGAGCGCTACCGACAGCCAACCCAGGATCATCATCAGGAGTATCAGCGCAGGTTCCATCTGGAGCTTCCTCTTTGAATCCAATATTCGTCCTTGTGGTTGTTACCCCGCTCGCTGAAAGCGGTTCCGGCATGCCATCGGTCGCTCGCCGGCGCACTCGTTGGAATCGCCGCTGCCCAAGTATCAAGTGGATGATGCGGAGGTGTCGGACATGCGTATTCAGCTTGGTGTGCTGGTTGCAGCGCTTGCTTCAACAGTCAGCGCGCAGGATCTGGAATTACCGTTCGCTGATATCCCGTTGGCTCAGAACACGGGCGCGGCGGATCGCGGCGCCGCCGGCAATGGCTCGATGGGCATTGGCGACGGTATCGACTATCTGGAGGATGACCAGGGCCAGTCTGAGGCAGGTGACGCATCCTCCAAGAAGCCAGCGGCGGAGCAGTACGACGACACGGCCGAACCCGGCCATGGTGGCAATGAGACCGACATGGAGCACCGTCGCCGTCCCAAATTGGAAAGACGTAGTGATTAACGCAGTCGTTCATCGATAGGAGGTAGCCATGAATCGGGCACTCACAGCGGTAACAGTATTGCTTCTGGCGGGTTCTGCGGGGGCGTACGCCGGTTCGGCGGAGAACGCCGATGACACTCGTCGTCCGGGAGCTGCAAACGAAAGCTCAGTTGAATCGAGCGAGCGTTCCGACCAGCACAGGGAAAAGTCGGAAGGCCACGACAGTCGGGACCACAAGGCGCAGCAGGGCAGTGACCTGGGTACCATGGGAACGGGTAATACCGGAACCACAGGCGGCATGGGTGCTACCACGGGCACCGACACCATTGGTGGGACCATCGAAGAATAGCCCGCTACCGGCCACGCAACATTCATAAAGGAGTCAGGCATCCGTACAATGCCCAACTTTCAACATCTATTGGCTTGGTATGCAGATCGCTTTGGCGCCCATGGAGGGGCTGGTCGACGAAATCCTTCGCGACGTTCTGACTCGGATGGGTGGTGTCGACTGGTGCGTCACCGAGTTCATCCGAGTCTCTGATCGTCTGCTGCCGCAAAGCAGCTTTCGCAAACTTGCACCCGAATTGCAGGCTGGCGCCGTTACTCGCGCCGGAACCCCTGTGCGCGTTCAATTATTGGGCTCCGATCCTGCCTGTCTGGCTGATAACGCTGCCTATGCCTGCTCACTGGGTGCGCCTGCTATCGATCTGAATTTCGGCTGCCCGGCCAAGACGGTAAACAAATCGCGCGGTGGGGCCATCCTGCTCAGGGAGCCTGATTTGCTGCACGCCATCCTCTGTGAGGTACGGCGAACTGTGCCGGCGCACATCCCGGTCACCGCCAAGATGCGCCTGGGTTTCGACAGCCCGGACGGTGCACTCGATTGCGCTCGGGCGCTGGTGGACGGCGGGGCGGGTCAGTTGGTGGTGCATGCGCGAACGAAGGTCGAAGGCTACAAGCCGCCGGCGCATTGGGAATGGGTGGCTCGCGTGCAGGAAGTGGTCGCGGTGCCGGTGTACGCCAATGGCGATATCTGGTCGCTGGAAGACTGGCGTCGCTGTCGAGAAGTCAGCGGTGCGGAGAATATTATGCTGGGCCGCGGCCTGGTTTCGCGGCCAGACCTGGCACGGCAGATCGCCGCCGCTGAACAGGGGCAAGGCATCGCCGAGATGAGCTGGGCAGAGTTTCAACCCACGCTGGTGGACTTCTGGCAGCAGGCGCGGGGCAAGATCGCACCACGCTATGCGCCCGGCAGACTGAAGCAGTGGCTGGCCTTGCTTACGCGCAACTACCCCGAGGCGGTGGCGCTGTTCGCCGCACTGCGCCGGGAGAATGATTGCGCGCGGATCGACGCGATGCTCGGCGTCGATACCGTCGGAATTCCGGTGGCGGCGCTGGGTTAGGCCGATCAGCGTCCGCCGCTGACGTCTAGCAACGCGCCGGTGGTATAGCTGGCGTGCTCACTGGCGAGCCAGAGTATGGCTTCGGCAACTTCCTCGGCTTTCCCGCCGCGCCCCATGGGCACGCTTGCCTTGACCCGCTCGATGCGATCCGGCTCGCCACCGCTGGCGTGAATCTCGGTATCGATCACGCCGGGTCGTACCGCATTGACCCGAATGCCTTCGCCGGCGACTTCCCTGGCCAGCCCGACAGTCATGCTGTCAATGGCGCCCTTGGCCGCGGCATAGTCGATGTATTCCCCCGGCGCGCCTAGCCGCGCGGCGATCGAGGACAGGTTGATGATCGAACCACCCTGGCCGCCATGCTGATTGGACATGCGCTTGATCGCCTCGCGGGCGCATAGAAAGCTGCCGATGACGTTGGTGCCGAGCACGCGCATCCAGCGAGCGGCATCCATCTGCTCCAGACGCATCTGTTGTTCGAGCATGCCGGCGTTGTTGACCAGCACATCGAGGCGGCCGAACTCGCGATCAATCATCTCGAACATCTGCAGCACCTGGCTCTCGTTGGCGACATCGGCCTTGACCGTTATTGCCGATGCCCCCGCAGCGTGGACCTGTTCGAGCACCTGCTTCACCGCGTCTTCGCGTTGGTGATAGTTGAGGCATAGCGCGTAGCCCTGGTGGGCTGCAAGTCGGGCGGTGGCGGCGCCGATACCACGACTGGCACCCGTGATCAGCATGACTCTGGACATGGTGTTACCTCTCGTTGGCAGGCTCATTTTTCTGCGCCTTGAAATCTGCAGAACGGTTCCTATCTAGAGATCAGCGGGATGCCGAAGGCGGGTCCCGCCTGTTTCAACTCGCTGATTTCAGGAGGTTTATCATGAGTTCGTTCCCCATGGCCCCTCTGTTCCGGCAATCCGTGGGCTTTGATCGTTTCAATGACCTGTTCGAGTCCGCCCTGCGTAACGACACCGGCAGCTCGTATCCACCCTATAACATCGAGAAACACGGTGACGACCAGTATCGAATAGTGGTCGCAGCCGCTGGCTTCGAGGAGTCCGACCTCGATCTGCAGGTCGAGCGCAGCGTGCTGACCATTACTGGCGGGCGGCGCGAAAGCGAGGCCGAGAATGTCACCTATCTGCATCAGGGTATCGCTCAGCGGGCGTTCAAGTTGTCGTTCCGGCTAGCCGACCACATCGAGGTGAAAGGCGCTGCGCTGAACAGTGGCCTGCTCAACATCGACCTGGTGCGCGTCGTGCCGGAAGAGGCCAAGCCCAAGCGCATCCCGATCAATGCCGATCAGCGGCCCGCGCTGGAGGGTTGATCTGCAAAGAAGAGAAGGGCGCCATAGGGCGCCCTTTCTCGTAGTTGTCTCGTCTGGTCAGTCACCGCGTTCAGCATCCAGCAGTGTCATGAACGCCCTGGCCGCATTGGACAGGGTGCGCTCCCGGTGCAGGATGTAGCCGAGTTGCCGGGTCAGCTGAATGCCTGGCAGAGGCAGGCTGACTACCTGTTCGTCGAGCATGCTGCGCGGTAACACGCTCCAGGCAATCCCGATGGAGACCATCATCTTGATGGTCTCCATATAGTTGGTGCTCATGGTGATATTGGGCGTCAGGCCCTCACGCTCGAACAGCCGCTGGGCGATGTGGTGAGTGAAGGTGTTGCCGCCGGGAAAGACGGCAGGATGCCCGGCGACGTCGGCCAGCCGAATATCCGCCTTGCCCGCCAGCGGGTGCTCGGGCGCGACAACGAAATCCAGCGGGTCGTCCCATACCTTCATTGCCCGGACCGGCTCGGCAGTCTGCGGCGCCAGGGTGATGACCGCCAGTTCGGCGCGGCCATGCAGCACTTCGTCGTAGGCGACTTCCGAGTCGAGAAAACGAATATCCAAACTGACCTGCGGATAAGCGCGGGTGAACGCGCGTAGCAAGGGCGGCAGGCGGTGCAGGCCGATGTGATGGCTGGTTGCCAGGCTCAGCCGGCCGCCAATGTCGCCGTTGAGGTTGGTCAAGGCGCGGCGGGTGTCGTCCAGTACATTCAGAATCTGATAGGCGCGGGGGAGCAGGGCTCTTCCTGCCTCGGTGAGGCCAATCTCGCGGCCAAGCCGGTCGAACAGGCGCACGTCCAGCTGTGATTCCAACGCGGCAATGCGTTTGCTGACTGCAGGCTGGGTCAGATGTAAGCGCTCGCCAGCCAAGGAAAAGCTGCCCGTTTCCGCGATGGCGATAAAGGCATTGAGGTTGGCCAGGTCCATGAACGATCTCTATCCGGTGAAGATGCGGATTCCTGTAGGGAATGCTTGGGATGAAAAATATGAATTTGAGTAATTGAATGCAAGTGCCTAGCATCGTCCCCATAAGCGCAAGGGCTATTCGCCCCGCATAGAAAGCAGATGAGGAAAAGTCCGATGGCCGGCAAGACGCTCTACGACAAGCTCTGGGAAATGCACGAGGTGAAACGTCGCGACGATGGTTCGTCGCTGATCTACATCGACCGTCACATCCTTCACGAAGTGACCTCGCCACAAGCGTTCGAAGGCCTGCGACTGGCCAACCGCAAGCCGTGGCGCATCGATGCCAACATCGCCACCCCGGACCACAACGTGCCGACCACCAAGGGCGAGCGCCAGGGCGGCCTGGAAGCCATCGCCGACGAAGTGTCGCGCATCCAGGTGCAGACGCTCGACGAGAACTGCGACGATTTCGGCATTCTCGAATTCAAGATGAACGACGTGCGTCAGGGCATCGTCCACGTCATCGGTCCGGAGCAGGGCGCGACATTGCCCGGCATGACCGTGGTTTGCGGTGATTCGCATACCTCCACCCACGGCGCCTTCGGCGCGCTGGCCCACGGCATCGGCACCTCCGAGGTCGAGCATGTGCTCGCCACCCAGTGCCTGGTCGCCAAGAAGATGAAGAACATGCAGGTGCGTGTCGAAGGCAAGCTGCCTTTCGGCGTCACCGCGAAGGACATCGTGCTGGCGGTGATCGGCAAGATCGGCACCGCTGGCGGTAACGGCCATGCCCTGGAGTTCGCCGGCAGCGCGATTCGCGATCTGTCCATGGAAGGGCGCATGACCATCTGCAACATGTCCATCGAAGCCGGTGCCCGCGTAGGCATGGTGGCGGTGGATGAAAAGACCATCGCTTACGTCGAAGGTCGTCCGTTCGCGCCGAAGGGCGACGACTGGGACAAGGCGGTCGAGCTGTGGAAAGGTCTGGTCTCTGATGACGACGCGGTGTTCGACACCGTCGTCGAACTCAAGGCCGAGGACATCAAGCCGCAGGTCAGCTGGGGCACTTCGCCGGAAATGGTGCTGGCTGTCGATCAGAGCGTGCCGGACCCCGCCGCCGAAGCCGACCCGGTCAAGCGCGATTCCATCGTTCGTGCGCTGAAGTACATGGGCCTGGCGGCCAACCAGCCGATCACCGATATCAAGCTGGACCGCGTGTTCATTGGTTCCTGCACCAACTCGCGGATCGAGGATCTGCGTGCCGCAGCTGAGGTCGCCAAGGGACGCAAGGTGG
Encoded here:
- a CDS encoding SDR family oxidoreductase, which encodes MSRVMLITGASRGIGAATARLAAHQGYALCLNYHQREDAVKQVLEQVHAAGASAITVKADVANESQVLQMFEMIDREFGRLDVLVNNAGMLEQQMRLEQMDAARWMRVLGTNVIGSFLCAREAIKRMSNQHGGQGGSIINLSSIAARLGAPGEYIDYAAAKGAIDSMTVGLAREVAGEGIRVNAVRPGVIDTEIHASGGEPDRIERVKASVPMGRGGKAEEVAEAILWLASEHASYTTGALLDVSGGR
- a CDS encoding glycosyltransferase family 2 protein — its product is MELKSEQALIERWGGKTEPLLSVVCLAYNHASFIRKALESFLQQETDFPFEVIVHDDASTDTTAAIIADYAARYPSIIKPIYQTQNQFSLGVPFSTRLFARAGGKYIAYCEGDDYWTDPTKLQQQVDFLEQHRDYVITYHDAFMFNSQGIIQSPQLTGKLRKDATALELMQGRPLSTLTVCFRNLIQELPAELLGVKVLDICWWSLLGAYGKGKFMEGISPAAYRVHEGGIFSMQPSRQRIQMAMHAHYSLARYYNRIGNNALCEYFLIQVFGECLSLISPFSKIQALSTIAQNISLNLLRRLSPRLARS
- the leuC gene encoding 3-isopropylmalate dehydratase large subunit, with amino-acid sequence MAGKTLYDKLWEMHEVKRRDDGSSLIYIDRHILHEVTSPQAFEGLRLANRKPWRIDANIATPDHNVPTTKGERQGGLEAIADEVSRIQVQTLDENCDDFGILEFKMNDVRQGIVHVIGPEQGATLPGMTVVCGDSHTSTHGAFGALAHGIGTSEVEHVLATQCLVAKKMKNMQVRVEGKLPFGVTAKDIVLAVIGKIGTAGGNGHALEFAGSAIRDLSMEGRMTICNMSIEAGARVGMVAVDEKTIAYVEGRPFAPKGDDWDKAVELWKGLVSDDDAVFDTVVELKAEDIKPQVSWGTSPEMVLAVDQSVPDPAAEADPVKRDSIVRALKYMGLAANQPITDIKLDRVFIGSCTNSRIEDLRAAAEVAKGRKVAANVKQAMVVPGSGLVKQQAEAEGLDKIFVEAGFEWREPGCSMCLAMNPDKLGNGEHCASTSNRNFEGRQGAGGRTHLVSPAMAAAAAVTGHFIDVRELVQA
- a CDS encoding lipopolysaccharide biosynthesis protein; protein product: MSDPKRLSVIRNTSLNYLGQAYALLVGILILPFYLKHLGAEAYGLIGFFAVLQAWLQLLDAGMSPALVRQVAHYRGQGDLSAAPGPAGRLLRSFELLLLPITLATCVAIYLSSGWIAETWLQTRELSTGTIMQCISLMGLMVGLRLYATLYKSGLQGVELHGWLNATNVLIATLRYFGGLFLVAYVSQDPLDFFLFQTAVALVETLAFASKAYVQLASPRLLTGIDWRVVKPVLPFAGGMFFTSLLWIVLTQLDKVLLSKVLLLKEYGYFSLVALITTGIMTLTNPLVQTLLPRMTMLVAEGRIAEMERLYLNATRFVCSVLFPMAAVIAWHGQALIFAWTGDAAAAQWSERMLFWYVPGSALMAVGAFQFYLQYAYGQLRLHIWYSVVSTAVSVPIVIYTALAHGAYGAALAWFFLRLATFVIWPPVVHRSFAPGLQGVWARDMLRITAATVIGVALGEPLFLLIVSDNRFDILMALAASGFICLLLVAATSKSLLLKLHLLITKRASKNGIEERASLD
- a CDS encoding DegT/DnrJ/EryC1/StrS family aminotransferase: MINVTKSYMGSKNKFKAYIDRIYNTGWLTNNGPLVTALEQRLKDYLGVRNIILTNNGTIALQIAYRALGLTGSAITTPFSFVATTSSLQWEGIKPIFADIDPATWNLDPEQIERNIQPNTSAIVATHVFGNPCDVERIEQIARKNNLRVVYDGAHAFGVRHKGRSVYDWGDISTLSFHATKLFHTIEGGAIVTNDDALADRIRLLCNFGIVDTDQIEGIGINAKLNEFSAAMGMCVLDDIELIFECRAEIGHRYERRLGEHFDLQRPQPESQCNYSYFPVALADESQLLRCRSQLNENGINPRRYFYPSLDTLDHLQPQVPQPRSRALSRKVLCLPIYPGLPRKVQENVMQTLIQEAIHSEQSSRTLFQPLAEAFGLFSATERLPGADYPRMPLTSGGQQ
- a CDS encoding LysR family transcriptional regulator, with translation MDLANLNAFIAIAETGSFSLAGERLHLTQPAVSKRIAALESQLDVRLFDRLGREIGLTEAGRALLPRAYQILNVLDDTRRALTNLNGDIGGRLSLATSHHIGLHRLPPLLRAFTRAYPQVSLDIRFLDSEVAYDEVLHGRAELAVITLAPQTAEPVRAMKVWDDPLDFVVAPEHPLAGKADIRLADVAGHPAVFPGGNTFTHHIAQRLFEREGLTPNITMSTNYMETIKMMVSIGIAWSVLPRSMLDEQVVSLPLPGIQLTRQLGYILHRERTLSNAARAFMTLLDAERGD
- a CDS encoding tRNA dihydrouridine synthase, which encodes MQIALAPMEGLVDEILRDVLTRMGGVDWCVTEFIRVSDRLLPQSSFRKLAPELQAGAVTRAGTPVRVQLLGSDPACLADNAAYACSLGAPAIDLNFGCPAKTVNKSRGGAILLREPDLLHAILCEVRRTVPAHIPVTAKMRLGFDSPDGALDCARALVDGGAGQLVVHARTKVEGYKPPAHWEWVARVQEVVAVPVYANGDIWSLEDWRRCREVSGAENIMLGRGLVSRPDLARQIAAAEQGQGIAEMSWAEFQPTLVDFWQQARGKIAPRYAPGRLKQWLALLTRNYPEAVALFAALRRENDCARIDAMLGVDTVGIPVAALG
- a CDS encoding Hsp20 family protein; the encoded protein is MSSFPMAPLFRQSVGFDRFNDLFESALRNDTGSSYPPYNIEKHGDDQYRIVVAAAGFEESDLDLQVERSVLTITGGRRESEAENVTYLHQGIAQRAFKLSFRLADHIEVKGAALNSGLLNIDLVRVVPEEAKPKRIPINADQRPALEG